One segment of Phragmites australis chromosome 13, lpPhrAust1.1, whole genome shotgun sequence DNA contains the following:
- the LOC133887682 gene encoding putative UPF0481 protein At3g02645: MAVSAANACLLQLDNEEHWLHRVRQSLERDTAEELGTAAKVLDVPRTLRDTKPELYAPHRFALGPYHQARADLMGMERYKLAAAKRVEKLFTGDRKIDQLVQRFLGLVGEIRVMYHRFLEINDLTLAWMMAIDTCFMLDFLENYHREETTDMVSSATNWINSVVRDSMMLENQIPLFLFAKTLELRNATELDADNVVPAVFDRFIKNVSPIKIKADLPIGDLGKHAHLLDLLYHFLVPNATVYDESSGGQDRPGRFQEVCHDDLEKQELPDYDKVKQACVRVCSLNVAPVRFLKKNLISRPMSLVSNLSGKITRKVPVLAALVPAVGKLMQSVDVTELLEGMNLGGMVNSPLMAHEIKIPSVEQLVRCGVRFVPAQKGIAGIAFDGATATLSLPAITLDGNTEVILRNLVAYEAVAVRGPLVLARYTELMNGIIDTGKDVKILQQSRVVTNQMKSDKEAAGMWNGMCRAMRLSKVPRLDGVIRAVNVHRNKNKAVRAKKLLKKYVFGSWRMLTLLASVVLLLMTALQTFCSAYPCKDSWFGSLLELPLNQDGK, encoded by the exons ATGGCGGTGTCGGCGGCGAACGCCTGTTTATTGCAGTTGGACAACGAGGAGCACTGGTTGCACCGGGTGCGGCAGAGCCTGGAGCGGGACACTGCCGAGGAGCTAGGCACGGCGGCCAAGGTGCTCGACGTCCCGCGCACCTTGCGCGACACGAAGCCGGAGTTGTACGCGCCGCATCGCTTCGCGCTGGGGCCGTACCACCAGGCCCGCGCCGACCTCATGGGTATGGAGCGCTACAAGCTCGCCGCCGCCAAGCGCGTAGAGAAGCTCTTCACCGGCGACCGCAAGATCGACCAACTTGTGCAGCGCTTCCTCGGCCTCGTCGGCGAGATACGAGTGATGTACCACAG GTTCCTGGAGATAAACGATCTGACGCTAGCTTGGATGATGGCCATCGATACGTGCTTCATGCTCGACTTCCTCGAGAACTACCACCGCGAAGAGACCACGGACATGGTGTCCTCGGCCACCAACTGGATCAATTCCGTCGTGCGCGACTCCATGATGCTTGAGAACCAGATCCCGCTCTTCCTCTTCGCCAAGACTCTCGAGCTCCGCAACGCCACCGAGCTGGATGCCGACAACGTGGTGCCCGCCGTTTTCGACCGGTTCATAAAAAATGTGTCCCCCATCAAGATCAAAGCCGACCTGCCCATCGGCGACTTGGGCAAACATGCGCACCTGCTCGACCTCCTGTACCACTTCCTCGTCCCGAACGCGACCGTCTACGACGAGAGTAGCGGCGGCCAGGACCGACCAGGCCGATTCCAAGAGGTCTGCCACGACGACCTCGAGAAGCAGGAGCTCCCGGACTACGACAAGGTGAAGCAGGCGTGCGTTCGCGTGTGCAGCCTCAACGTGGCACCGGTGCGGTTCCTCAAGAAGAACCTCATCTCCCGGCCGATGAGCTTGGTGTCGAACCTCTCGGGGAAGATCACGCGCAAGGTGCCGGTGCTCGCTGCACTGGTGCCGGCCGTCGGCAAGCTGATGCAGTCCGTGGACGTGACGGAGCTGCTCGAGGGCATGAACCTAGGGGGCATGGTGAACTCACCGCTGATGGCACATGAGATCAAGATCCCGTCGGTGGAGCAGCTGGTCCGGTGCGGCGTCCGGTTCGTGCCGGCGCAAAAGGGCATCGCAGGGATTGCCTTCGACGGGGCGACAGCGACGCTGAGCCTCCCCGCCATCACGCTGGATGGCAACACGGAGGTGATCCTGCGGAATCTGGTGGCCTACGAGGCCGTCGCAGTGCGCGGGCCGCTAGTGCTCGCGCGGTACACGGAGCTGATGAACGGCATCATCGACACGGGCAAGGACGTGAAGATCCTGCAGCAGAGCCGCGTGGTGACGAACCAGATGAAGAGCGACAAAGAGGCGGCAGGCATGTGGAACGGGATGTGCCGGGCGATGCGGCTGAGCAAGGTGCCGCGGCTGGACGGCGTGATACGGGCGGTGAACGTGCACCGGAACAAGAACAAGGCGGTGCGGGCGAAGAAGCTGCTTAAGAAGTACGTATTCGGGTCGTGGAGGATGCTGACGCTGCTCGCCTCCGTCGTGCTGCTGCTCATGACGGCGCTGCAGACCTTCTGCTCCGCCTACCCGTGCAAAGACAGCTGGTTCGGCAGCCTGCTGGAGCTGCCGCTCAATCAAGATGGAAAATAG